In Actinomycetota bacterium, a single window of DNA contains:
- a CDS encoding PAS domain-containing protein: MGRNVKDCHPKKSLDKVEKILAEMKEGKRDKARFWIDLPIGEGGKSQKVMIEYFALRSERGDYLGCLEASQNISEIQALEGEMRLLD; the protein is encoded by the coding sequence TTGGGCCGAAATGTCAAGGATTGTCATCCCAAGAAGAGCTTGGATAAGGTCGAGAAGATCTTGGCCGAGATGAAGGAGGGCAAGAGAGATAAGGCCAGGTTCTGGATAGATTTACCCATCGGAGAGGGCGGAAAGAGCCAGAAGGTGATGATAGAATATTTTGCCTTGCGCAGTGAGAGGGGAGATTATCTGGGCTGCCTTGAGGCGTCTCAAAATATATCCGAAATCCAGGCCCTTGAGGGAGAGATGCGGCTTTTGGACTGA